One Spinacia oleracea cultivar Varoflay chromosome 4, BTI_SOV_V1, whole genome shotgun sequence DNA segment encodes these proteins:
- the LOC110799109 gene encoding peptidyl-prolyl cis-trans isomerase FKBP17-2, chloroplastic: protein MASSSFTSHPFLSTPFSRSHQHQPSPCSKTPPPSQPPNTPASQTPVELSSTSFEKPIKPIIVERNTGNNDSIKKAGGVDSTDWIASSLTRRFGLGAGLAWVGFLAVGVISEQIKTRIEVSQQQANTRDLETEEEVILPNGIRYYEMRIGGGASPRAGDLVVIDLKGSVKDSGEVFVDTFSKNKRSLALVMGSRPYTRGMCQGIEYVVKTMKAGGKRRVIVPPKFGYCDNGTDFGSDISIPPCATLDYIVQVDRVSIAPS from the exons TCAACCCTCACCATGTTCAAAAACACCACCACCATCTCAACCGCCAAATACTCCGGCGTCCCAAACACCGGTTGAATTAAGTTCAACTTCCTTTGAGAAACCCATAAAACCTATAATAGTGGAAAGAAATACCGGTAATAATGATAGTATAAAAAAGGCAGGTGGTGTAGACTCTACGGATTGGATAGCTTCTTCGTTGACAAGGCGTTTcgggctgggcgctgggcttGCTTGGGTTGGATTTCTTGCTGTTGGGGTTATATCTGAGCAAATCAAAACTCGTATTGAAGTTTCACAACAGCAAGCTAACACAAG GGATTTGGAGACGGAAGAGGAGGTTATATTACCAAATGGCATAAG GTACTATGAAATGAGAATCGGTGGAGGTGCAAGCCCAAGAGCAGGGGATTTGGTAGTGATAGACTTGAAAGGCAGCGTCAAGGATAGCGGGGAAGTATTTGTTGACACATTCAGTAAGAATAAGAGATCACTAGCTCTTGTAATGGGATCAAGACCATACACAAGAGGAATGTGTCAAGGAATAGAATATGTAGTAAAGACAATGAAGGCAGGAGGTAAAAGAAGAGTTATAGTTCCTCCTAAATTTGGTTATTGTGATAATGGTACTGATTTTGGTTCTGATATCTCTATTCCTCCTTGTGCTACCCTTGACTATATTGTTCAAGTTGATAGAGTTTCTATTGCACCTTCTTGA